The Callospermophilus lateralis isolate mCalLat2 unplaced genomic scaffold, mCalLat2.hap1 Scaffold_147, whole genome shotgun sequence genome includes a window with the following:
- the LOC143390107 gene encoding branched-chain-amino-acid aminotransferase, cytosolic-like isoform X4 — MKDCSNGCSAEYPAEGGSKQVVETFRAKDLIITPATILKEKPDPNTLVFGTMFTDHMLTVEWSSEFGWEKPHIKPFQNLSLHPGLSTLHYAVEPSLGVKKPTKALLFVILSPVGPYFSSGTFNPVSLWANPKYVRAWKGGTGHCKMGGNDGSSLFAQCETAEKGCQQVLWLYGEDNQIMEVGTVNLFLYWINEDGEEELGTPPLDGIILPGVTVDLVQKWGEFKVSERYLTMDDLITALEGNRVREMFGSGTACVVCPVSDILYKGETIHIPTMENGPKLATHILDKLTDIQYGREESDWTIVLS; from the exons ATGAAGGACTGCAGTAACGGATGCTCCGCTGAATACCCTGCAGAAGGAGGATCAAAACAGGTGGTGGAGACTTTCAGGGCTAAAGACCTAATAATCACACCAGCCACCATCTTGAAGGAAAAACCAGATCCCAATACTCTGGTTTTTGGAACTATGTTTACGGATCACATGTTGACAGTGGAGTGGTCCTCTGAGTTTGGATGGGAGAAACCTCACATCAAGCCTTTTCAAAACCTGTCCCTGCATCCTGGGTTATCAACTTTGCATTATGCAGT TGAGCCTTCTCTTGGAGTCAAGAAGCCTACCAAAGCCCTTCTCTTTGTAATCTTAAGCCCAGTGGGACCTTATTTTTCAAGTGGAACCTTTAATCCAGTGTCCCTGTGGGCCAACCCGAAGTATGTCAGAGCTTGGAAAGGTGGGACTGGACACTGCAAGATGGGAGGGAATGATGGCTCCTCTCTTTTTGCCCAATGTGAAACAGCAGAGAAAGGTTGTCAGCAGGTTCTCTGGCTCTATGGAGAGGATAATCAGATAATGGAAGTCGGAACTGTGAATCTTTTTCTTTACTGGATAAATGAAGATGGAGAGGAAGAACTGGGAACTCCTCCGCTAGATGGCATCATTCTTCCAGGAGTGACAGTGGACCTGGTGCAAAAGTGGGGTGAATTTAAAGTGTCAGAGAGGTACCTCACCATGGACGACTTGATAACTGCCCTGGAGGGGAACAGAGTGAGGGAGATGTTTGGCTCTGGCACAGCCTGCGTTGTCTGCCCAGTTTCTGATATACTATACAAGGGTGAGACGATACACATTCCAACTATGGAGAATGGTCCTAAGCTTGCaacccatatcttggacaaattgACTGATATCCAGTATGGAAGAGAAGAGAGCGACTGGACAATCGTATTATCCTGA
- the LOC143390107 gene encoding branched-chain-amino-acid aminotransferase, cytosolic-like isoform X2: MKDCSNGCSAEYPAEGGSKQVVETFRAKDLIITPATILKEKPDPNTLVFGTMFTDHMLTVEWSSEFGWEKPHIKPFQNLSLHPGLSTLHYAVELFEATLPLFDKEELLGCIQQLVQLDQEWVPYSTSASLYIRPTFIGTEPSLGVKKPTKALLFVILSPVGPYFSSGTFNPVSLWANPKYVRAWKGGTGHCKMGGNDGSSLFAQCETAEKGCQQVLWLYGEDNQIMEVGTVNLFLYWINEDGEEELGTPPLDGIILPGVTVDLVQKWGEFKVSERYLTMDDLITALEGNRVREMFGSGTACVVCPVSDILYKGETIHIPTMENGPKLATHILDKLTDIQYGREESDWTIVLS; encoded by the exons ATGAAGGACTGCAGTAACGGATGCTCCGCTGAATACCCTGCAGAAGGAGGATCAAAACAGGTGGTGGAGACTTTCAGGGCTAAAGACCTAATAATCACACCAGCCACCATCTTGAAGGAAAAACCAGATCCCAATACTCTGGTTTTTGGAACTATGTTTACGGATCACATGTTGACAGTGGAGTGGTCCTCTGAGTTTGGATGGGAGAAACCTCACATCAAGCCTTTTCAAAACCTGTCCCTGCATCCTGGGTTATCAACTTTGCATTATGCAGTAGAATTATTTGAAG CCACTTTGCCGTTGTTTGACAAGGAAGAGCTTCTGGGATGTATTCAGCAGCTTGTGCAGTTGGATCAAGAATGGGTGCCCTACTCCACCTCTGCCAGTCTCTACATTCGTCCCACGTTTATTGGAACTGAGCCTTCTCTTGGAGTCAAGAAGCCTACCAAAGCCCTTCTCTTTGTAATCTTAAGCCCAGTGGGACCTTATTTTTCAAGTGGAACCTTTAATCCAGTGTCCCTGTGGGCCAACCCGAAGTATGTCAGAGCTTGGAAAGGTGGGACTGGACACTGCAAGATGGGAGGGAATGATGGCTCCTCTCTTTTTGCCCAATGTGAAACAGCAGAGAAAGGTTGTCAGCAGGTTCTCTGGCTCTATGGAGAGGATAATCAGATAATGGAAGTCGGAACTGTGAATCTTTTTCTTTACTGGATAAATGAAGATGGAGAGGAAGAACTGGGAACTCCTCCGCTAGATGGCATCATTCTTCCAGGAGTGACAGTGGACCTGGTGCAAAAGTGGGGTGAATTTAAAGTGTCAGAGAGGTACCTCACCATGGACGACTTGATAACTGCCCTGGAGGGGAACAGAGTGAGGGAGATGTTTGGCTCTGGCACAGCCTGCGTTGTCTGCCCAGTTTCTGATATACTATACAAGGGTGAGACGATACACATTCCAACTATGGAGAATGGTCCTAAGCTTGCaacccatatcttggacaaattgACTGATATCCAGTATGGAAGAGAAGAGAGCGACTGGACAATCGTATTATCCTGA
- the LOC143390107 gene encoding branched-chain-amino-acid aminotransferase, cytosolic-like isoform X1 produces the protein MKDCSNGCSAEYPAEGGSKQVVETFRAKDLIITPATILKEKPDPNTLVFGTMFTDHMLTVEWSSEFGWEKPHIKPFQNLSLHPGLSTLHYAVELFEGLKAFRGVDNKIPLFWPELNMERMCKSAVRATLPLFDKEELLGCIQQLVQLDQEWVPYSTSASLYIRPTFIGTEPSLGVKKPTKALLFVILSPVGPYFSSGTFNPVSLWANPKYVRAWKGGTGHCKMGGNDGSSLFAQCETAEKGCQQVLWLYGEDNQIMEVGTVNLFLYWINEDGEEELGTPPLDGIILPGVTVDLVQKWGEFKVSERYLTMDDLITALEGNRVREMFGSGTACVVCPVSDILYKGETIHIPTMENGPKLATHILDKLTDIQYGREESDWTIVLS, from the coding sequence ATGAAGGACTGCAGTAACGGATGCTCCGCTGAATACCCTGCAGAAGGAGGATCAAAACAGGTGGTGGAGACTTTCAGGGCTAAAGACCTAATAATCACACCAGCCACCATCTTGAAGGAAAAACCAGATCCCAATACTCTGGTTTTTGGAACTATGTTTACGGATCACATGTTGACAGTGGAGTGGTCCTCTGAGTTTGGATGGGAGAAACCTCACATCAAGCCTTTTCAAAACCTGTCCCTGCATCCTGGGTTATCAACTTTGCATTATGCAGTAGAATTATTTGAAGGTTTAAAGGCATTTCGAGGAGTAGATAATAAAATTCCACTGTTTTGGCCAGAACTCAACATGGAGAGAATGTGTAAGTCTGCTGTGAGAGCCACTTTGCCGTTGTTTGACAAGGAAGAGCTTCTGGGATGTATTCAGCAGCTTGTGCAGTTGGATCAAGAATGGGTGCCCTACTCCACCTCTGCCAGTCTCTACATTCGTCCCACGTTTATTGGAACTGAGCCTTCTCTTGGAGTCAAGAAGCCTACCAAAGCCCTTCTCTTTGTAATCTTAAGCCCAGTGGGACCTTATTTTTCAAGTGGAACCTTTAATCCAGTGTCCCTGTGGGCCAACCCGAAGTATGTCAGAGCTTGGAAAGGTGGGACTGGACACTGCAAGATGGGAGGGAATGATGGCTCCTCTCTTTTTGCCCAATGTGAAACAGCAGAGAAAGGTTGTCAGCAGGTTCTCTGGCTCTATGGAGAGGATAATCAGATAATGGAAGTCGGAACTGTGAATCTTTTTCTTTACTGGATAAATGAAGATGGAGAGGAAGAACTGGGAACTCCTCCGCTAGATGGCATCATTCTTCCAGGAGTGACAGTGGACCTGGTGCAAAAGTGGGGTGAATTTAAAGTGTCAGAGAGGTACCTCACCATGGACGACTTGATAACTGCCCTGGAGGGGAACAGAGTGAGGGAGATGTTTGGCTCTGGCACAGCCTGCGTTGTCTGCCCAGTTTCTGATATACTATACAAGGGTGAGACGATACACATTCCAACTATGGAGAATGGTCCTAAGCTTGCaacccatatcttggacaaattgACTGATATCCAGTATGGAAGAGAAGAGAGCGACTGGACAATCGTATTATCCTGA
- the LOC143390107 gene encoding branched-chain-amino-acid aminotransferase, cytosolic-like isoform X3 has protein sequence MKDCSNGCSAEYPAEGGSKQVVETFRAKDLIITPATILKEKPDPNTLVFGTMFTDHMLTVEWSSEFGWEKPHIKPFQNLSLHPGLSTLHYAVELFEATLPLFDKEELLGCIQQLVQLDQEWVPYSTSASLYIRPTFIGTEPSLGVKKPTKALLFVILSPVGPYFSSGTFNPVSLWANPKYVRAWKGGTGHCKMGGNDGSSLFAQCETAEKGCQQVLWLYGEDNQIMEVGTVNLFLYWINEDGEEELGTPPLDGIILPGVTVDLVQKWGEFKTIHIPTMENGPKLATHILDKLTDIQYGREESDWTIVLS, from the exons ATGAAGGACTGCAGTAACGGATGCTCCGCTGAATACCCTGCAGAAGGAGGATCAAAACAGGTGGTGGAGACTTTCAGGGCTAAAGACCTAATAATCACACCAGCCACCATCTTGAAGGAAAAACCAGATCCCAATACTCTGGTTTTTGGAACTATGTTTACGGATCACATGTTGACAGTGGAGTGGTCCTCTGAGTTTGGATGGGAGAAACCTCACATCAAGCCTTTTCAAAACCTGTCCCTGCATCCTGGGTTATCAACTTTGCATTATGCAGTAGAATTATTTGAAG CCACTTTGCCGTTGTTTGACAAGGAAGAGCTTCTGGGATGTATTCAGCAGCTTGTGCAGTTGGATCAAGAATGGGTGCCCTACTCCACCTCTGCCAGTCTCTACATTCGTCCCACGTTTATTGGAACTGAGCCTTCTCTTGGAGTCAAGAAGCCTACCAAAGCCCTTCTCTTTGTAATCTTAAGCCCAGTGGGACCTTATTTTTCAAGTGGAACCTTTAATCCAGTGTCCCTGTGGGCCAACCCGAAGTATGTCAGAGCTTGGAAAGGTGGGACTGGACACTGCAAGATGGGAGGGAATGATGGCTCCTCTCTTTTTGCCCAATGTGAAACAGCAGAGAAAGGTTGTCAGCAGGTTCTCTGGCTCTATGGAGAGGATAATCAGATAATGGAAGTCGGAACTGTGAATCTTTTTCTTTACTGGATAAATGAAGATGGAGAGGAAGAACTGGGAACTCCTCCGCTAGATGGCATCATTCTTCCAGGAGTGACAGTGGACCTGGTGCAAAAGTGGGGTGAATTTAAA ACGATACACATTCCAACTATGGAGAATGGTCCTAAGCTTGCaacccatatcttggacaaattgACTGATATCCAGTATGGAAGAGAAGAGAGCGACTGGACAATCGTATTATCCTGA